ACCAAGCAGGGATCAGTAAGCAGGGCAGAGAAATATTAAGGAACATCTAAGGGTGAGAGTATATTTCTTGTAACTTTAAAAGAGACAtcatgtctttttaaatattattttatgtatatgagtattactgtaactgtcttcagatatgtcagaagagggcgtcagattccattacggatggttgtgagccaccatgtggttgctgggaattgaaatcaggacctctggaagagcactcagtgctcttaactgctgagccgtctctccagcaccaagatacatcattttaataaaaaaaagcacTTCCTTTGTATAGTAGAATAAAaaggtttgctttatttttccagAATAGAAAAGGAACAATGAGGGTAGGGCAGTGCCAGAGAACTTCAACTCAGTGCAGAAGCAGGTCACACAAGATTAGTGGAAGACTCagcttaaagaattaaaaaaaaaaagttactatgtggataaaaaaacaaggaaaatacattttcaatagATGGTCTATGTGAGATTatcaaaaatcattaaaatttctaaggtacagagagcagaagagggtgtcagacccccTGAGACTAgcgttacagatggttatgagccccataacagatggttatgttgctgggaattgaactctctggtcctctagaagagttgtcagtgttcttaactgctgagctatctatCCAGCCccgtttttcattttttaacctatttactttacatcctgcttaGTGTCCCTCTccccaatcaccccctcccatgGCCTTCGGCCTcaccccctctccttttcctcctttgtgCAGGTGGGTCCTTTGggtatccccccccccaccctggtACTTCCCGGACCCCTGACTGAGGCCCaacaaggtagcccagctagaagaacatatcctgcatacaggcaacagctttttggctagctcctgctccagttggtCGGGACCCGCCTGAAggtcatctgctacatatgtgcagggaggcctaggccCAGCCCtcgtatgttctttggttggtggttcagactctgagagccccaaaggtccaggttccTGGACTGTTGGTAATCCCATGTTTTCCGCCCTGTGTTTTCAAGCTAGTTTTAGTAGTATCTACTCTCATGGGTAGTTTTCTGTATCTCCTTGTAAGCTTTTGTAGCTGTGATGTTTCTGCAATTTCTAACCcaatcagaacaaaacaaaacaaaaaaaaagtcacagctaGGATGGAAAACTTCCACCATGTTTGGTTTTGAAGCTGGATAGGAGACCCTAAGAAGAGAAAAGGGGTGAAAGTAGGCAGGTAGGCAATAGATTGTGAGACATGAAAATGCAAAAGAGGGTGTAGACGggaactggtgtgtgtgtgtgtgtgtgtgtgtgtgtgtgtgtgtgtgtgtgtgtgtatgtgtgtgtgcgtgtgcgcacacgGAGGAGGTTGCGGAGGGGGGAGTAGCAGGCAatagtgtgggggtggggaaaaaagcaaacaacaaaatcaaattatACTTGAAAAGTAGTACTTCCTATTCTCAtgtaaaaagaaagcagaggaggagaaaggaaggaaggaaggaagcaagcaagcaagcaagcaagcatctaCTCAAGAATGGAAGTAGGAGCTTAGGTGATACTTGATGCTGTCTAAAAAGCAAATATGGGCATCTCTGGACTAGAAGAGGGAAGGCGTGAATGTTCTTCAGGAGTTAGGAgaagttctttctctctttgtatgggGAAAGGGAGAGGCTTAGAGAGGTTCtcaagtagaccaggctgtcctgaaactccacgtgcagctgaggctgaccttgaattcttgattccCCTTGGCAGGGATTTTTCTTTGAGCTGGGACTACAGTCATGGGCCACCAGGGTCTGCTACTTTTGTCCTGTGCTCCAAAGGAACCCTGTGACCCTGGGTAGATAATCTGGCCTTCAGCCTCACCAAATCCCTCAATCCAAGATGACGGTTGTAGCTTAGTTAGTACACTTTCTAAACACCAAGGGGCCGAATACAGTGATGCGCTACATTTACAGACGCGGAAGGGTAGAGTGATCTGGCTACAGTCACTGAGACATCGGAAAAGGATTTGACCTTTGGTACCACCCCATTTTCCAAAGCTTCCAAAAAACATAGGCTCTCTCCGTTTTAAAAAACACAACCGAAATCATCCAAATATAGCCTccactttcccttcctcctctcatgccctccccaccccaccagttCCCAGATCCTTGTCTTCTTTCATACTACCCAGTACTGTGCCTTCCTAACCTTGTGGCTTTGTGAGGCTGTGTACACCCAGGGAAAAACCAGGGGAGCCTGTTGCTGTTTACACCCAGCTATAGGCTAGGAGAAAACCTCAGCGCAGTCtaagatttgttgttgttttgttttcaagacaggctttctctgtgtagtcttgactGTCCTTGGATTGACGCCACTCCCACCCCCATAAAACAATAGCAATATCTTACAGTCTTCTAAACTGTTCCCAGCCAAGTTCATTGCAGGAACTGAGAATGCGACTGTGTTGGTCCACACGACATTCCCAAATCCTCATTCCAGGGCCCTGGGTGATTCTTTTCTAAGAAGCAGAATAAGCTTCCGGGTTACTTGGAGCACATTTCAAGGTGAAAGGGCACAAAGCAGTGGGATCCTGTCTGGAAGTGGAAGGGTAAAGAGAATCCTAGGCAGAGCAGAGGCTGTGGCTCTAAGTTTCTTTCTGGATTGAGAAAGGACGTCTTAATCCTTGACCCTAAAAAGTGTCTTTTCTTGGACATTTCCTCAGGAACCTGTCTCCCTACAGATCTGTGAAGATGAGCTTGCAGGCCACACCCACACTGCTGCAGCTAGCAATGCAAAGTCTGATGAGGGACGAGGCCTTGGCCGTCTCTGCTCTGCAGGACCTGCCCATAGAGCTCTTCCCACCACTCTTTAAGGATGCCTTCACCCACAAACGATTTAACATCCTGAGGAAGATGGTGCAGGTCTGGCCTTTTCCGTGTCTCCCACTGGGTGGTCTGATGAAGATAAAGCCACCGTACCTGGATATCTTACAAGCCATACTGGATGGGATTGATGCCCTGCTTGACCAGAATATTCACCCCAGGTGAGGGAGACCCAAGTACTCTTAAGGGAGGCCTGGGAGTCTAGgatagagagaatagagaatggGAGGGTTATAAGCTTATGTTGGCTTCAATGATGAGGATCTCACAGGCTGTTGGACCATGGCTGAGCATCTAGGGAAAGGATTTGAGTGTTTGGGACTATTTAGGACAGACATAGCTATGGCTGAAGATGCCTGCCCCTGCCTTTTCCCATAGGCACTAGTAATGGGACCAGACTGGATTCAAGAGGAAGGGATGAAAAACATCAGGATAAATAGAAGAAGCATAGAATTAGGAAAGTAATGTTGAGAGGAAGGAGTCCTTGTAGATCTGTATTGGCAGTGCTAGCCTGTAATTTCAAGCCTCTGGCTTTGAAGCAGCGAGATTGAGTTTTGATGCCAGTCTGGCCTTTGTAGTAAGAGTGAAACCCTatttcagaaaatggaaacaaagtgtaACGGGGAAGGATAAATTCCTGTCTTAAGTGTAAGACTTCTACTTTCTCCCACAGTAGTTACAAACTGCGAGTTCTGGATTTACGGGCTTTGCACAAGGACTTCTGGACCGTTTGGGCTGGAGATACGACGGCATCTTGCAATCCCGGGGCCAAGTGTAAGAGAAAACCACAAAGGAGAGGTTCGAAGATAATAACCAAGCCAAACTCGTTGAAAGTGTTTATAGACCTGTTCCTCAAACCAAGAACCTTGGATACGTGCCTGTCCTATGTCTTCCagtgggtgagagagagaaaagctctGCTGCAGTTTGTCTGTAAGAAGCTGAAGATCAACACGGTAGGTATCCAGAACATCGTGAAGGTTCTGGAAGTGCTGGATCtggactgtgtggaggaaatAGAAGTATGCTGCACCTGGAAGCTGTCCACTCTGGCCACCTTTGCTCCTTACCTGGGCCAAATGAAAAATCTTCTCACGTTCATTCTCTCTCGAATCCACGTGCCTGACTCTGTTACGCCTGAGGAGAAGAAGCAGTTGGTCAGCCAGATCACCTCTCAGTTTCTCAACCTGCAGAGCCTCCAGGATCTCTCCCTGGACTCCATCTGCTTCCTCAAAGGTCAAATGGACCAGCTGTTCAGGTGAGAGAGAATGGTGAGCATTCCCTGAAGACCACagcaaagcctttttcttgtcgGAGCAATTTGATGATGTAACCTGAGCTAGGGTTGTCTATTTTGACAGTGGAGAAAGGA
Above is a window of Arvicanthis niloticus isolate mArvNil1 chromosome 5, mArvNil1.pat.X, whole genome shotgun sequence DNA encoding:
- the LOC117709411 gene encoding PRAME family member 12-like, with translation MSLQATPTLLQLAMQSLMRDEALAVSALQDLPIELFPPLFKDAFTHKRFNILRKMVQVWPFPCLPLGGLMKIKPPYLDILQAILDGIDALLDQNIHPSSYKLRVLDLRALHKDFWTVWAGDTTASCNPGAKCKRKPQRRGSKIITKPNSLKVFIDLFLKPRTLDTCLSYVFQWVRERKALLQFVCKKLKINTVGIQNIVKVLEVLDLDCVEEIEVCCTWKLSTLATFAPYLGQMKNLLTFILSRIHVPDSVTPEEKKQLVSQITSQFLNLQSLQDLSLDSICFLKGQMDQLFRCLEAPLEILSITDSQLSESDLKSLSQCPGIRQLKHLNLSGVILTDMNPEPLRVLLERVAPTLKTLDLENCMITDSQLNVLLPALSQCVQLIMFNYIRNPISVAVLERLLYHTSRLSCLSLEMYSTPWEIYGAQGASHHRRLDELREELSKTMMNLEHTRTVWFSVAPCLPRGGNQAI